The following are encoded together in the Hydractinia symbiolongicarpus strain clone_291-10 chromosome 14, HSymV2.1, whole genome shotgun sequence genome:
- the LOC130625568 gene encoding ataxin-7-like protein 1 — MSEKLNKTGLSSGSSWSLFAENTAFEESDAIVGRLGNAAETTRLHAEDIEKYGLCPSRQSLQLAICDQCNKLLILSAVQRHYERNHSKVLSSVKPSPPKRCPSTTQQPAQIKTSYSKSKVLKSNNKSFIRIEEVDPNDSNVKIEEVPLTIPQFNSSAAKVKLPKINIKKLNTESKKNNGEKTNVSPQVCIQVKGSIKKIPQLKEKEYDCEKHCGVWIPEMEKNCTRSLTCKTHPLSLRRQVPGRSKDFDVLLADHRARVALKAQDNASNASSSPQSNSRGGTPVNSPFGFDKIVFPTVPGPSATNYNKDMATNLKSPRNTLHKSSHDDNQQNGYTELYSDYISDETLSMSNLPTLPYHPKPIKVNNFGGRQTDCRCRVFSRRMDHFRHATSWMLNHQYKNSSFTSVKQSNKTPSRTFQDGLRPAIQDPLQNGIIHKQKTKTSKTAAGVKRQFTEHPQGIIADPLSYAASSKRRHSSELPVVDPFAVASQPNLSRSLSNPSQLAKIREVPEHKQQFLTNSLGRNTLNFITTTCGTNLLTGNFVSATGTLNVSSNSSLNLCQSLGVTPAASPQDSLDASFVSTTHVTAAPNVTITQGMIVSLPSAVLQGSQPTVYTIGSQIKDLISQSSPVQQIKGLLSQTNAIQQVASAGSALKKALSDVNLSSLHNGTSPLQKTENSTYSIEYCDADIQGPAPNITVTASPSLSGVLQGHVVSAAGGNLPKTTLKRLNSGHNDSSLLQQLIVQQSSNLDTHQLTGNYNKQIGSQSSMCQTIQSPKQVASSLTNMQASPRQTFLANPHHANNQPMKQLQKFQQIQQLQQQQQMQNQQFITMHHSYQQQILPKLPTVPQNISQFNTAQYTPTQTPSSLQFISQSTSNKTIQQQHGGTIS, encoded by the exons ATGTCAGAAAAACTCAATAAAACTGGCCTTAGCTCAGGGTCATCCTGGAGTTTATTTGCTGAAAATACAGCCTTTGAAGAATCAG ATGCAATTGTTGGTAGACTTGGAAATGCAGCTGAGACAACCAGACTTCATGCAGAAG ATATTGAGAAATATGGTTTATGTCCATCTCGTCAAAGCTTGCAGTTGGCTATTTGTGATCAATGCAATAAACTTCTTATCCTGTCAGCAGTCCAAAGGCATTATG AGCGCAATCACAGCAAAGTGCTATCCTCTGTCAAACCATCGCCACCAAAAAGATGCCCATCAACTACGCAACAACCAGCACAAATAAAAACATCGTATTCTAAATCAAAAGTACTGAAATCAAATAACAAAAGTTTTATTCGCATTGAGGAAGTCGATCCTAATGATTCAAATGTTAAAATTGAGGAAGTACCATTAACTATACCACAATTCAACAGTTCGGCTGCAAAAgtaaaattaccaaaaattaacattaaaaagttaaatactgaatcaaaaaagaataatggAGAGAAAACAAACGTTTCACCGCAAGTATGCATTCAAGTCAAAGGGAGTATAAAGAAAATTCCACAACTCAAAG aaaaagaGTATGATTGTGAAAAACATTGTGGTGTGTGGATACCAGAAATGGAAAAAAATTGCACTCGCTCATTGACTTGCAAG aCTCATCCACTTTCACTTCGTCGTCAGGTTCCCGGAAGGTCGAAAGATTTTGATGTTCTGCTGGCGGATCATCGTGCTCGGGTTGCTTTGAAAGCGCAAGATAATGCTTCTAATGCAAGCTCATCACCACAATCAAATAGTCGAGGCGGAACTCCTGTTAATTCACCCTTTGGCTTTGATAAGATTGTTTTTCCTACTGTTCCAGG tcCATCAGCTACGAACTACAACAAAGACATGGCAACTAATTTAAAATCTCCTAGAA ACACTTTACACAAATCTTCTCATGATGATAATCAACAAAATGGATACACTGAACTTTATTCTGATTATATATCCGATGAAACTTTAAGTATGTCGAATTTGCCAACGCTACCTTACCACCCTAAGCCTATAAAG GTAAACAACTTCGGTGGAAGACAGACAGACTGTCGATGTCGTGTCTTTTCAAGAAGGATGGATCATTTTCGGCATGCAACATCATGGATGCTAAATCATCAGTACaaaaattcctcttttacaag cgttAAACAGTCAAACAAAACCCCATCAAGAACTTTTCAAGACG GGCTCAGACCTGCTATACAGGATCCTCTACAAAACGGCATCATTCataaacagaaaacaaaaaccaGTAAGACTGCTGCAGGCGTTAAAAGACAATTCACCGAACACCCACAGGGTATCATCGCAGACCCACTAAGTTACGCCGCCTCGTCTAAGAGGCGGCACTCTTCAGAATTACCTGTTGTAGATCCGTTCGCAGTAGCAAGCCAACCAAACTTATCGAGATCTTTAAGCAATCCGTCACAACTTGCTAAAATAAGGGAGGTGCCCGAACACAAGCAACAATTTCTTACGAACAGTTTAGGTAGAAATACTTTAAATTTCATCACAACCACGTGCGGTACGAACCTGTTGACAGGAAATTTTGTGTCGGCTACCGGTACTTTAAATGTTAGTTCAAATTCTAGTTTAAACTTATGTCAGTCGCTAGGCGTGACGCCTGCTGCTAGTCCTCAGGACTCACTGGACGCGTCATTTGTGTCAACCACGCATGTCACTGCAGCGCCGAATGTCACCATAACGCAGGGGATGATTGTGTCGCTACCAAGCGCAGTGCTTCAGGGCAGCCAACCAACAGTGTATACAATAGGTTCACAAATTAAAGATTTAATATCTCAATCGAGTCCTGTTCAGCAAATAAAAGGTTTACTATCACAAACGAATGCCATTCAACAAGTAGCTTCTGCTGGATCGGCTTTAAAAAAG GCACTATCTGACGTTAACTTAAGTTCGTTGCACAACGGTACAAGCCCATTACAGAAAACCGAGAATAGCACCTACTCTATAGAATATTGCGACGCAGACATTCAGGGCCCTGCACCTAACATTACTGTGACAGCCTCTCCATCGTTAAGCGGAGTACTGCAAGGTCACGTGGTATCGGCTGCAGGAGGCAATCTACCTAAAACAACATTGAAACGACTAAATAGTGGTCATAATGATTCGAGCTTGTTGCAACAGCTCATTGTTCAGCAAAGCAGTAACCTAG ataCGCACCAACTCACAGGAAACTACAATAAACAAATAGGTAGCCAGTCCTCCATGTGTCAAACCATACAGTCACCGAAACAAGTGGCTTCTAGTTTAACTAACATGCAAGCCTCGCCTAGACAAACTTTTCTCGCTAATCCACACCATGCAAATAACCAACCAATGAAACAGCTACAAAAATTTCAACAAATTCAACAGTTACAGCAACAACAGCAAATGCAGAATCAGCAATTTATAACAATGCATCATAGTTATCAACAGCAAATCTTGCCAAAGCTACCTACTGTTCCGCAAAATATCAGTCAATTTAACACAGCGCAATACACTCCCACGCAGACGCCTTCTAGTTTGCAGTTTATATCGCAAAGTACCAGCAACAAAACTATACAACAGCAGCACGGTGGAACGATTTCCTGA